One region of Trachemys scripta elegans isolate TJP31775 chromosome 8, CAS_Tse_1.0, whole genome shotgun sequence genomic DNA includes:
- the LOC117881663 gene encoding dimethylaniline monooxygenase [N-oxide-forming] 5-like: MAKRVAVIGAGASGLTALKCCLDEGLQPTCFERSEDIGGLWRFQECDTDWKASIYKSVTINTSKEMMGYSDFPIPEDYPNYMHNSKVMDYFRMYTKHFDLLQYIHFKTSVLSIRKCSDFSTTGQWDVVTETDGKQNSAIFDAILVCTGHHIDPYLPLECFPGVEKFKGKIMHSREYKYPEEFRDKRMVVVGLGNSGVDISLDLSHTTKQVFLSTRTGAWVVNRVSDNGFPLDVVHFTRFKNMLRHIIPLYLMNRWGENKLNARFNHENYGLKPKFRFLSKYPIVGDDLPNAIVSGRVLMKPNVKEFTDTAVIFVDGSREENIDVVLFATGYNFSFPFLEENVLRVNNNRVPLYKFVFPPHLEKPTLAIIGLLQPLGAIMPIAELQARWATRVFKGLLKLPSLDDMMADIAKKIKENEKRYIPSQHITLQVQYIDHVDELASLLSVKPNLLFLFLTDPKLALEVLFGPCTPAQFRLTGPGKWDGARKSILTQRQRILKATKTRALKTHSENDTCLVSSLCIKIMGLFVLIAAICAYF; this comes from the exons ATGGCAAAAAGAGTCGCAGTTATTGGAGCAGGGGCCAGTGGCCTAACAGCCCTTAAATGCTGTTTAGATGAAGGACTCCAGCCAACATGCTTTGAGAGAAGTGAAGACATTGGGGGACTGTGGCGGTTCCAG GAGTGTGATACGGATTGGAAAGCCAGTATTTATAAATCTGTGACCATTAACACTTCCAAGGAAATGATGGGTTACAGCGATTTCCCCATCCCAGAGGACTACCCCAACTACATGCACAACAGCAAAGTCATGGACTACTTCAGAATGTACACCAAGCATTTTGATCTTCTCCAATACATACACTTTAAG ACAAGCGTGCTCAGTATAAGAAAATGCTCCGATTTTTCCACCACTGGCCAGTGGGATGTTGTCACAGAGACAGACGGGAAGCAGAATTCGGCCATCTTCGATGCCATTTTGGTTTGCACTGGCCACCACATAGATCCTTACTTACCCCTGGAATGCTTCCCAG GTGTAGAGaagtttaaaggaaaaataatgcaCAGCCGGGAATACAAGTATCCAGAAGAATTTCGGGACAAGAGAATGGTTGTGGTTGGCTTGGGAAATTCTGGAGTAGATATTAGTTTGGATCTCAGTCACACAACCAAACAG GTATTTCTCAGCACCAGGACGGGCGCCTGGGTGGTGAATCGCGTCTCTGACAATGGCTTCCCCCTCGACGTGGTACATTTCACACGCTTTAAAAATATGCTGCGCCACATCATCCCTTTGTACCTGATGAACCGCTGGGGGGAGAACAAGCTGAATGCCAGGTTTAACCATGAAAACTATGGACTGAAACCTAAATTCAG GTTTCTCAGCAAGTACCCGATCGTGGGGGACGACCTGCCCAACGCCATCGTTTCTGGCCGGGTGCTGATGAAGCCCAACGTGAAGGAGTTCACCGACACGGCTGTGATTTTTGTGGACGGGAGCCGGGAGGAGAACATCGATGTCGTGCTCTTTGCCACAGGATACAacttctccttccccttcttGGAGGAGAACGTCCTCAGAGTCAACAACAATCGTGTCCCTCTGTATAAGTTCGTCTTCCCTCCACACCTGGAGAAGCCCACGCTGGCTATCATCGGCCTCCTCCAGCCACTGGGGGCCATCATGCCCATTGCGGAGCTTCAAGCTCGCTGGGCCACCAGGGTCTTTAAGG GTCTGCTTAAGTTACCTTCACTAGATGACATGATGGCCGACATTGCCAAGAAGATAAAGGAGAATGAGAAACG GTACATTCCGAGCCAGCACATTACCCTGCAGGTGCAGTACATCGATCATGTGGATGAACTCGCCTCCCTATTGAGTGTGAAACCCAACCTGCTGTTTCTCTTCCTGACGGATCCGAAGCTGGCCCTGGAAGTGCTCTTCGGCCCGTGCACACCAGCCCAGTTCCGTCTGACTGGACCGGGGAAGTGGGATGGTGCTAGGAAGAGCATCCTGACCCAGAGACAACGCATCTTAAAGGCCACAAAAACTCGGGCTCTGAAAACCCACTCTGAGAATGACACCTGCCTGGTCTCCTCTCTGTGCATTAAAATAATGGGCCTGTTCGTTCTTATTGCTGCCATTTGTGCTTATTTTTAA